The Paenibacillus sp. BIC5C1 DNA segment CACACAAGCTGTATTCAGAAGGTCTGATTGATCAGGAACTGTTTACACAAGACAATACAATGACATCAGCCAAATGGCAAAATGCAGACATTCCAATCGTCGGCTTTAGCAACCAATGGACGCCTGATGCCGTGTTTGGCAAGTGGAGCGACCAATATGAAGCGATTGCACCTATTGCCGGACCTGATGGCAAACGCTATCAGCCAGGGGATCCTGGCGGCATGAATCTGGCCCGTAATGAACTGCTCATTACAAGTTCATGTACTGTTCCTGAAGTAGCCGCACGCTGGGCAGATCAGTTCTATTCCAACGAAGCCAGCATTCAGAATTTCTGGGGTGCGATCGGAACTGTAATTGAGAAAAATGATGATGGCACATACACGTTGATGGACCCGCCGGCAGGCACCAGCGCCGATGCTTGGTACTGGGATCAATCCTTGCGTGATTTCGGACCCAAATATGTAAGCCCTTCCTTTGAAGAGAAAATTAAGCTTAATCCGAAGGCTGGTGACGGACTCAAGCTGGAAATCGATCAGTTGGGAAGTGCCGATGTAACGACACCTTATCCGAAGGTTATGTACAATGCAGAAGAGTTCCAAGAGCTGCCAACATTAACGACGGATATTGACGGTTATGTAGCAACGATGCGTGCCCAGTGGGTAACCAAAGGCGGCATCGAGGAGGGCTGGGATGCTTATATCAAAAAGTTGAATGATATGGGACTTGAACAGTTACTGACCATCCGTAATAATGCCTTCGAACGTTATATGAACGTCAAATAGAGTGGAGTTCAGTCACATAATTCATTGAATAAATAACAAACAGGTGCGCTTCCTTATTGAAGGAGGGCACCTGTTTGTTCGCTTATGATCTGCGTTTCAACAATAAAACACCACTGATGCTCGATGTTTTTTTGCTGTAGACCACTTTAAAACCAATATCATTGTCCAGCAAACAGTTTAAGGCATTAATCAGCAATGCACCACGCACCAGTGTGAAGGTACAAGGGGACGTGTTCCCAATCACACGTACACTTCTGATTCGGCGTGCAGAACCGGGAACGAGCGGATTTCTGGACCAATAGATCAGTACCAAATCCGGTTGTGGAACAGCTTTTACACTAGCCATCCTCATCATCTCTTTTCTATTAGATTCTTTATAGTAAATGAAAAGCAGATTCAGAAGGTGCTAGACAGAAGACGCGATATTTAATAAATGGACAATCACCAGAGATGCCTCATGGCAAAGCTCATGCAATTCGTATTTGTAGTCACACACGGGATTTGCATCAAAGTATGGTATACCGGGCAATCATAAGTGTTCTTCCAGTCCCATACATATAATGCTGGAGGTGATTGGAATGAGCAAGGAACCCATGGATGAGAACAAAAAGATAGAGCAGCGAAATGCCTTTCTTCGGGATAATAACGGCAAAGAAATGTCCTCCAACGAAGGGATTAAAATATCGGATGACAGCAACTCGCTAAAAGCTGGGGATCGCGGGCCCACGCTGCTTGAAGATTTTCTGATGCGTGAGAAACTGTCTCACTTTGATCGGGAACGCATTCCGGAGAGAGTTGTGCATGCACGGGGATATGGAGCCTACGGTGAATTTGAGTTATATGAGTCACTTGAAGAGTTAACAATGGCTCATTTTCTTCAGGATCCCGGTGTGAAAACACCGCTATTTGTTCGTTTTTCCGAGGTAGCAGGCTCCAAAGGAGTGAACGAAACGAATCGGGATGTGCGTGGGTTTTCAGTAAAGTTTTATACCGATGAAGGCAATTTTGATCTGGTCGGGAACAATATTCCGATCTTCTTCATTCAGGATGGGATCAAGTTTCCTGATCTGATTCATGCCTTGAAGCCGGAACCTAATAATGAAATTCCACAAGGCTCCACTGCGCACGATACTTTCTGGGATTTTATTGCAAATAATCAGGAGTCGGCAGCGATGGTCATGTGGATTATGTCGGATCGCACAATACCGCGAAGCTTTCGAATGATGCAGGGATTTGGAGTACATACCTTCAGGCTGGTGAACAAAGAAGGTAAATCCAGATTCGTGAAATTTCATTGGCGGCCGGTACTTGGTATGCATTCTTTTGTGTGGGATGAGGCGCAGAAGCTGGGCGGAGCGGACCCCGACTTTCATCGCAGGGACCTGTGGGAGAATATCAATGCAGGTAACTTTGCTGAGTTCGAACTTGGAATACAGGTGCTGGAGGAAGCGGATGAGTTCAAGTTTGATTTTGATATTTTGGATGCAACGAAATTATGGCCAGAAGAAGACATTCCGGTACGAATCATTGGCAAAATGACGATTAACCAAAATGTCGAGAATGTATTTGCGGAAACGGAACAGTCGGCTTTCCATCCTGGCAACATTGTACGTGGTATTGATTTCAGTAATGATCCACTGCTTCAAGGCCGGCTATTCTCGTATACGGATACACAATTGGCAAGGGTGGGCACGAATTATCAGGAATTGCCGATTAATCGTCCCGTGTGCCCTGTACATAACAACCAGAGAGACGGAGCTTCCCGTTACACCATTGATCGGGGAAGAGTCGCCTACCACGAAAACTCTCTTGCCAACAATTCTCCTTATACTGTTCCCGGTGCCAAAGGAGGCTTTGTAACCTATCCTTCCACCGTGCAAGGTCTTAAGGAACGGAAAACAGCACCCAGCTTCCTGGATCATTTCTCGCAAGCACGTTTATTCAGGAACAGCATGACAGACGTGGAAAGGAGTCATATCATTCAGGCACTCACGTTTGAGCTCGGAAAGGTAAAGGATGTTTCGATTCGTCAACAGGTCGTTGATATGTTAGGAAATATCAGCTCAGAGCTGGCGAACATTCTGGCCCGCGAACTTGGAGTCGCTGTACCGAACGTGCTTGAATCCACAGTGACAAAAATCTCCCCTGCGTTAAGTATGTCCAATACCGTGTTTTCTCCCAAAACGCTACGCGTCGGGGTGATTGTCGGTGAAGGATTCGATGGTCCGAGCACACAATACATTTTGGATGAGCTTAAGAGCGCGGGACTACGTCCAGTCATTGTTCATGAAAGACAAGGTGTGGTCCATGGAACGGGTGGTGTGGGGTTGAAGGTGGACGACAGTTTTTTGACCGGGTCACCTTTGGTATATGATGGGTTATTCATTGTTGGAGGACAGAAGGAAGATGATTATTTTCAAAAATACACCCGGTCCTATGCCATTGAAACATACAATCATTTTAAACCGATAGGAGCTACACCGGTGGGGGCAGTACTGATTCAGCCAGTCGGCATTATCGGCAAACCTGGTGTCATTGTTGAGCAGCAACCTGCGGCTTTTGCAGATCAATTCATTCAAGCAATGACCCAACAACGCTTCTGGAATCGAACGTAGCAGGCAGGGTGCCTTCAAACAAGCGGATCTCAAATAAAAAGAAAAGGACCTCACTAGAGATCCTTTTTCTTTTTTTCTTGTGCCTGAAAAAATAAGAGCGCTATTTCCCTAATTTGCTTCAATTGATTATTGCCCTTACTTATTGGTGCTATGCTGTTTCGCCGGCAGTTTATCCGTTGGTGTACCTTTACCATTGTTTTTGTTATGCCGTGCCTTTTCGGCGTTCTCATTCACTTTTTTTACAAAATCATGGGTGCTCTCCATGTTTAAGCAAACCTCCTTCAAAAAATCAAAATGTGCAGCCTGAATCTTAATATAACCATTGGGAGGTCATTATATTTGGATGCTCCACTCTGACCGTAATATCATTACGATTAGAAAGAAACGACGGTGGGATAAACTGGACATGGGAAGTTCAGGCGTCTAAACTGTATAGAACGATACAAAAGAAAAAGGAGCCCGAATCGAACCATGTTGCAGAAATTCGGTTTTACACAATATGAAAGTCAGGTATATGAGGCCATATTTGCACAGGATGCACCGCTCGATGCCACATCCATTGTTAATTACTCCAATGTACCCAAGGCCAAGATATATGAAGTGCTTAATCGGCTTATTGATAAGGGTACCGTCCTAACAACCATGCATGGAAAGAAAAAATTGTATATGGCAGTTGATCTTCAGTCCATTATCCTCAAAATAAGGGCTGACTTTGAGAAGGATATTGAGGAATTAAAGACATATAAAATCAAACGTACATTCACAGATGAACATATCTGGACATTGAAGGATGCATCATCCATTGCATCAAATATTGAACAGCTTATTGAGGAAGCGGATTCATCTATCCTTTTTCTGGCCTGGAACGAGCAAATGGAAAAGTACAGGGAGCTT contains these protein-coding regions:
- a CDS encoding catalase is translated as MSKEPMDENKKIEQRNAFLRDNNGKEMSSNEGIKISDDSNSLKAGDRGPTLLEDFLMREKLSHFDRERIPERVVHARGYGAYGEFELYESLEELTMAHFLQDPGVKTPLFVRFSEVAGSKGVNETNRDVRGFSVKFYTDEGNFDLVGNNIPIFFIQDGIKFPDLIHALKPEPNNEIPQGSTAHDTFWDFIANNQESAAMVMWIMSDRTIPRSFRMMQGFGVHTFRLVNKEGKSRFVKFHWRPVLGMHSFVWDEAQKLGGADPDFHRRDLWENINAGNFAEFELGIQVLEEADEFKFDFDILDATKLWPEEDIPVRIIGKMTINQNVENVFAETEQSAFHPGNIVRGIDFSNDPLLQGRLFSYTDTQLARVGTNYQELPINRPVCPVHNNQRDGASRYTIDRGRVAYHENSLANNSPYTVPGAKGGFVTYPSTVQGLKERKTAPSFLDHFSQARLFRNSMTDVERSHIIQALTFELGKVKDVSIRQQVVDMLGNISSELANILARELGVAVPNVLESTVTKISPALSMSNTVFSPKTLRVGVIVGEGFDGPSTQYILDELKSAGLRPVIVHERQGVVHGTGGVGLKVDDSFLTGSPLVYDGLFIVGGQKEDDYFQKYTRSYAIETYNHFKPIGATPVGAVLIQPVGIIGKPGVIVEQQPAAFADQFIQAMTQQRFWNRT
- a CDS encoding DUF4023 family protein, which produces MESTHDFVKKVNENAEKARHNKNNGKGTPTDKLPAKQHSTNK
- a CDS encoding TrmB family transcriptional regulator, whose amino-acid sequence is MLQKFGFTQYESQVYEAIFAQDAPLDATSIVNYSNVPKAKIYEVLNRLIDKGTVLTTMHGKKKLYMAVDLQSIILKIRADFEKDIEELKTYKIKRTFTDEHIWTLKDASSIASNIEQLIEEADSSILFLAWNEQMEKYRELLEQKEAEGVHVEVLAVGGMQTSLAHKYSLIPMLEDSNLEPSQLIIVDHGYLLFAGIEHDSWKAIKTTSKPIVKAMTDYFYHDVALTQITKKYGDQLLQDEEIARLLARLIY